Proteins encoded within one genomic window of Rossellomorea vietnamensis:
- a CDS encoding flagellar basal body rod protein yields the protein MKKVGLLLAGGIAAIVLLANLGPIVGLAISLLIMYYSFKGFVKTDSTGKKILWALIGLAAFSATVSNFPAIIGLVALYVLYVIYKNWKKEDVIIEEKSSDPFTNFEREWSQLKN from the coding sequence ATGAAGAAAGTTGGATTGCTTTTAGCCGGAGGAATTGCAGCGATCGTACTGCTGGCCAATTTAGGACCGATTGTGGGGCTTGCGATCTCTTTATTGATCATGTACTACAGCTTTAAAGGTTTCGTCAAGACGGACTCCACAGGGAAGAAAATCCTCTGGGCACTGATCGGTCTTGCCGCATTCAGTGCAACCGTATCGAACTTCCCGGCCATCATCGGGCTCGTTGCTCTGTATGTCCTGTATGTCATCTATAAGAACTGGAAGAAAGAAGATGTCATCATAGAGGAAAAATCGTCTGACCCTTTCACGAACTTTGAAAGAGAATGGTCACAATTAAAAAACTAA
- the liaF gene encoding cell wall-active antibiotics response protein LiaF — translation MFNRLRSDGISWIILIGTLLILLEVSFYDGGVLVFLSIAAFCIYIGRKKLPRTSGKILLWFGIISLAINIFNTVAFKFLLFGILLFIIVRFADSKKHPKYITPSIKETFTQSHEPLMMKRSALQNEWFGPKRTPDDVYEWNDINIQGVIGDSVIDIGNTVLPKGTSIVSIRNILGNIEILIPYDVEVSVHHSVLAGSIEIFDEVEPKAINQSLYYQTPGYDEAVQRVKIITSMWIGDFEVKRI, via the coding sequence ATGTTCAATCGCTTACGCTCTGACGGAATCAGTTGGATCATCTTAATCGGGACATTACTTATACTGTTGGAAGTATCCTTTTATGATGGGGGGGTTCTTGTCTTTCTATCCATTGCGGCATTCTGCATTTATATCGGACGAAAAAAACTGCCGAGGACGTCGGGGAAGATTCTGCTGTGGTTTGGGATCATCAGCTTAGCGATCAATATTTTCAATACGGTCGCATTTAAATTCCTGCTATTTGGCATTCTTCTCTTTATCATTGTACGCTTTGCCGATTCAAAGAAACATCCGAAGTACATCACGCCGTCCATCAAGGAAACGTTTACCCAAAGCCATGAACCGCTCATGATGAAAAGGTCGGCTCTTCAGAATGAGTGGTTCGGTCCAAAGCGGACGCCGGATGATGTGTATGAATGGAATGATATCAATATCCAGGGTGTCATCGGGGACTCGGTCATCGATATCGGGAATACGGTTCTTCCAAAGGGTACTTCCATTGTGTCCATCCGGAATATACTGGGGAATATCGAAATCCTGATCCCGTATGACGTGGAAGTGAGTGTGCATCATTCGGTCCTGGCGGGATCGATCGAGATTTTTGATGAAGTCGAGCCGAAAGCGATCAATCAGTCCCTCTATTATCAAACACCGGGATACGATGAGGCGGTCCAGCGTGTGAAGATCATCACCTCCATGTGGATCGGGGATTTTGAGGTGAAGAGAATATGA
- a CDS encoding glycoside hydrolase family 30 protein, giving the protein MNMKVILTAKETGDRFSEKEPVSFSEDRASIHIQLDRELKYQEILGFGGAFTEAAAHSLSLISPEKRKEIIHRYFDPSEGLGYRFGRTHINSCDFSLGNYSYVEDGDTSLESFSIDREKKLVIPLIQEAKEVAGGELSIVASPWSPPSWMKTNGEMNNGGKLLPEFQSVWADYYSKYIEAMEEEGIGIWGLTIQNEPEAKQVWDSCLYTGEEERDFIKNHLGPSLVGHGHGDVKVIIWDHNRDVIHERAKAVLSDPEAAKYVWGTGVHWYVSEEFENLSKVHHDFPDKHLIFTEGCIEGGVRPGAWDTGERYGRNIMGDLNNYLEAWIDWNIVLNEEGGPNHVGNYCDAPVIVDTVNDEVRYNSSYYYIGHFSKYIKVGARRIGCQISNDAVSAASFENPDGEIVVIVMNANDREEEISLAIGEGNFNMTLPLHSIATFIIG; this is encoded by the coding sequence ATGAATATGAAGGTGATTTTGACAGCCAAAGAAACAGGAGATCGGTTCTCTGAAAAAGAACCGGTTTCTTTTTCTGAAGACCGTGCTTCTATCCACATCCAACTCGATCGGGAGCTTAAATATCAGGAAATATTGGGATTTGGCGGTGCATTCACCGAAGCGGCGGCTCACAGCCTTTCCCTCATCAGCCCTGAAAAAAGGAAAGAAATCATCCACCGTTATTTTGATCCGTCTGAAGGACTTGGTTACCGCTTCGGCCGGACGCATATCAACAGCTGTGATTTTTCATTAGGAAACTATTCCTATGTGGAAGATGGAGATACTTCGTTGGAAAGCTTCTCCATCGATCGTGAGAAGAAGCTCGTGATTCCCCTTATCCAGGAAGCAAAGGAAGTAGCGGGAGGAGAACTTTCTATCGTGGCTTCTCCGTGGAGTCCTCCTTCATGGATGAAAACGAACGGTGAAATGAACAACGGAGGGAAACTATTGCCCGAATTTCAATCCGTGTGGGCAGACTACTACTCGAAGTACATAGAGGCGATGGAAGAAGAGGGGATCGGAATCTGGGGATTGACGATCCAGAATGAACCGGAAGCGAAGCAGGTGTGGGATTCATGTCTGTACACAGGGGAAGAAGAACGGGACTTCATTAAAAATCATCTAGGTCCGTCCCTCGTCGGACATGGCCACGGGGATGTAAAGGTCATCATCTGGGATCATAATCGTGATGTGATTCATGAGCGTGCGAAGGCGGTCCTGTCCGATCCCGAAGCGGCCAAATATGTGTGGGGAACAGGGGTTCACTGGTATGTATCAGAGGAGTTTGAAAACCTCTCTAAAGTGCATCACGACTTCCCTGATAAGCATTTGATCTTTACAGAAGGATGCATCGAAGGCGGAGTCAGACCCGGCGCCTGGGATACGGGTGAACGCTATGGCCGGAATATCATGGGTGATTTGAACAATTACCTTGAAGCGTGGATCGACTGGAATATCGTACTGAACGAAGAAGGCGGACCGAACCATGTCGGGAATTACTGCGATGCACCGGTGATTGTCGACACTGTGAATGACGAGGTCCGGTACAACAGCTCATACTATTACATTGGGCATTTCAGCAAATATATCAAGGTCGGAGCAAGACGTATCGGATGTCAGATTTCCAATGACGCTGTATCGGCTGCTTCCTTTGAAAATCCAGACGGGGAGATCGTCGTCATTGTGATGAATGCGAATGACCGTGAGGAAGAGATCTCGCTTGCCATAGGTGAGGGAAATTTCAATATGACTCTTCCATTGCATTCGATTGCCACTTTTATTATCGGTTAG
- a CDS encoding tryptophan-rich sensory protein, whose translation MMKLILNILAFALVIVMNTLAVTLPLNNQSTSEISDRLDIMITPAGYVFSIWSLIYLLLAIWIIRQFPKARRELPLYQETSGLFVLSCLLNSGWILVWHYNYFLVSVFVMLGLLLTLIALYKRVKSTGPSLLDSAPFSIYLGWISIATIVNITYYLTDIGWNGFGISELVWAYHGLIVATVLAFWFRITQHDLLYPLVFVWAFIGIGVKNMADHSTYSYTAYALAVIILIFDLVYKRTHK comes from the coding sequence ATTATGAAATTGATTTTAAATATTCTAGCCTTCGCATTGGTGATCGTCATGAATACACTGGCTGTCACACTGCCTTTGAACAATCAATCCACGAGCGAAATCAGTGACCGGCTGGATATCATGATCACTCCTGCAGGCTATGTTTTTTCCATTTGGAGCCTCATTTACCTTCTGCTTGCCATCTGGATCATCCGTCAATTCCCTAAAGCAAGACGGGAGCTCCCGCTTTATCAGGAAACAAGCGGATTATTTGTCCTCAGCTGCCTTTTGAATTCCGGATGGATCCTGGTATGGCACTATAATTATTTTCTCGTTTCCGTGTTTGTTATGCTCGGACTTTTATTAACCCTCATCGCCCTGTATAAACGGGTGAAGAGCACAGGTCCGTCCCTCTTGGATTCGGCCCCTTTCTCGATTTATCTAGGATGGATTTCGATTGCGACGATTGTGAATATCACCTATTATTTAACGGATATCGGCTGGAACGGATTCGGGATTTCCGAGCTTGTCTGGGCCTATCACGGATTGATTGTCGCTACTGTCCTTGCCTTCTGGTTCCGCATCACCCAGCATGATCTCCTATACCCACTCGTCTTTGTATGGGCCTTCATCGGTATCGGCGTGAAGAACATGGCAGATCACTCCACCTATTCATATACCGCCTATGCCCTTGCCGTCATCATCCTGATTTTTGACCTTGTCTATAAGCGCACGCATAAATGA
- a CDS encoding M3 family oligoendopeptidase: MDHTTHTYSTVWNLDVFFQGGSESQEFRNHLDTLEKKKNDFAENALAFHPPQSANDAELVWKLIDEAKDVMLYLRQAGAFVSCLEAQNMHDRKADALRSEVTTLSADFSSTFTKFQQQLSDCREEVWEELLKHDRLSEITFVLNEWRHKAKDKLSSSEESLIGALAVDGYHGWGQMYDTIVGAMDITHDGKSLSVGQANNLLSSPDPKTRKEVFDKLENAWEQNEELFARTLNHLGGFRLNVYKKRGWDELMKEPLEYNRMKQETLDAMWGAISKNKKPFVQYLDRKAKLIGKDKLDWYDMDAPVAESTSTMSYDEGAKFILKQFARFGSEMAQFAEKAFEDEWIEAEDRSGKRPGGFCTSFPLSDQSRIFMTYSGSMSNVSTLAHELGHAFHSYALKPMHTLNRNYAMNVAETASTFAEMIVADAAVKEAETKEEKIALVEDKLQRSVAFFMNIHARFLFETRFYEARKKGVVSVDTLNDLMVEAQKEAFADSLGEVHPRFWASKLHFYITGVPFYNFPYTFGYLFSLSIYAKALESGESYEEKYMALLRDTAVMNVEDLAMKHLGEDITKEAFWQKGINLCIADVEEFLELTK; encoded by the coding sequence ATGGACCATACAACTCATACATATTCAACGGTTTGGAATTTAGATGTTTTTTTCCAAGGAGGAAGTGAATCACAGGAATTCAGGAATCATCTCGATACATTGGAAAAGAAGAAAAATGATTTCGCAGAGAATGCCCTTGCCTTTCATCCGCCTCAATCGGCGAACGATGCGGAGCTGGTGTGGAAGCTCATTGATGAAGCGAAGGACGTGATGTTGTATTTGCGCCAGGCCGGAGCTTTTGTCAGCTGTCTGGAAGCTCAGAATATGCATGACCGGAAGGCGGATGCTCTCAGAAGCGAAGTCACAACCCTGAGCGCCGATTTCTCATCGACCTTCACGAAATTCCAGCAGCAGCTTTCAGATTGCAGGGAAGAAGTGTGGGAAGAACTGCTGAAGCATGATCGTCTGAGTGAAATCACGTTTGTGCTGAATGAGTGGAGACATAAAGCGAAGGACAAGCTTTCAAGCAGTGAGGAATCCTTGATCGGGGCGCTCGCAGTCGACGGATATCACGGCTGGGGACAGATGTACGACACGATCGTGGGTGCGATGGACATTACTCACGACGGAAAAAGCCTCTCGGTGGGACAGGCCAATAATCTACTATCAAGCCCCGATCCGAAAACCCGTAAAGAGGTTTTTGATAAACTGGAGAACGCATGGGAACAGAATGAAGAGCTTTTTGCCCGTACCCTTAATCATCTTGGCGGCTTCCGCTTGAATGTGTATAAAAAGCGGGGCTGGGACGAATTGATGAAGGAGCCCCTTGAGTACAACCGAATGAAGCAGGAAACCCTGGACGCCATGTGGGGGGCCATCAGCAAAAACAAAAAGCCTTTCGTCCAGTATCTGGACCGGAAAGCGAAATTGATCGGCAAGGATAAACTGGACTGGTATGACATGGACGCTCCGGTGGCGGAGTCGACGAGCACGATGTCATACGATGAAGGAGCGAAATTCATTCTGAAACAGTTCGCCCGTTTCGGAAGTGAAATGGCCCAGTTTGCAGAAAAAGCCTTTGAGGATGAGTGGATCGAAGCAGAGGACCGTTCAGGAAAACGTCCCGGCGGCTTCTGTACATCATTCCCGTTAAGCGATCAATCACGGATTTTCATGACGTACTCAGGCTCGATGTCGAATGTTTCGACACTAGCCCATGAATTAGGCCATGCATTCCATTCCTATGCGTTAAAGCCAATGCATACGTTAAATCGCAATTACGCCATGAATGTCGCAGAAACGGCCTCCACTTTTGCCGAAATGATTGTGGCGGATGCAGCCGTGAAGGAAGCGGAAACGAAGGAAGAAAAGATTGCCCTTGTCGAAGATAAACTTCAGAGGAGCGTGGCGTTCTTCATGAATATCCATGCCCGCTTCTTATTCGAAACCCGTTTCTATGAAGCACGCAAAAAAGGGGTCGTGTCTGTCGATACGTTGAACGATCTGATGGTGGAAGCCCAGAAGGAAGCATTCGCCGATTCTCTGGGAGAGGTCCACCCGCGTTTCTGGGCATCAAAGCTCCATTTCTATATCACAGGAGTGCCGTTCTATAACTTCCCGTATACATTCGGCTACCTGTTCTCGCTGAGCATTTACGCGAAGGCACTGGAGTCCGGCGAAAGCTATGAAGAGAAATACATGGCCCTGCTCCGTGACACAGCCGTTATGAACGTGGAAGACCTTGCCATGAAGCACCTCGGTGAGGACATCACCAAAGAAGCCTTCTGGCAAAAAGGAATCAACCTCTGCATTGCGGATGTAGAAGAATTCCTCGAACTGACGAAGTAA
- a CDS encoding oligosaccharide flippase family protein, whose amino-acid sequence MSLFLRGTLVLVVTAFLGECLEFIINMILARELGEAGLGTYMSILPTVFLIVILSSMELPISLSKFFAEKEERYHRGMLHYAFRFAVITTCILLLIMVMVYAWTPLFQGYHSGIRWLVLIVIPIVAFTSITRGYFMGIQQMGKIAAANFLRKGIQLFLLVSIYQFLSFGIDTSIFIALGTLIASEVVVFVYLIHAYVLEIKGKRKNSHSTLSTGEMRKSVLSVSIPTTVLRIFHALTHAIQPFLIKWALVLSGMGAVDANEHFGMLAGIALTIGFFPSFIAFSMLIVLIPTVSEKVSSNDFNGILTHLKQVMWLTLGYGVPAVIIYYTLGDYITGTFFHSVSSAYYLKLLWPYFLFHFLVFPLQAFLIGLGLVKDALLHTIWSSVFSFSLIYLLGSRFGMEGVILGMNAGAVLITMLHYVTICRELETTLWLKSAIKM is encoded by the coding sequence ATGAGTCTGTTTTTAAGGGGTACATTGGTGTTGGTGGTGACGGCATTCTTAGGGGAGTGCCTGGAATTTATCATTAATATGATCCTGGCCAGGGAGCTTGGGGAAGCAGGGCTTGGCACATACATGTCGATTCTTCCGACGGTCTTCCTGATCGTCATATTGTCGAGCATGGAACTGCCGATCAGCCTTTCCAAATTCTTTGCAGAAAAGGAGGAACGGTATCACAGGGGGATGCTGCACTATGCTTTCAGGTTTGCGGTCATCACGACATGCATTCTTTTATTGATCATGGTGATGGTTTACGCCTGGACTCCTTTATTCCAAGGATATCATTCCGGGATTCGCTGGCTCGTCCTGATCGTGATCCCGATTGTAGCCTTCACCTCCATAACAAGAGGGTATTTCATGGGGATCCAGCAGATGGGGAAAATCGCGGCAGCTAATTTTCTTCGTAAAGGAATCCAGTTATTTTTATTGGTGTCCATCTATCAATTTTTATCCTTTGGCATCGATACATCCATCTTCATTGCCCTTGGGACGTTAATTGCCAGTGAAGTGGTGGTTTTTGTATATTTGATTCATGCTTACGTTCTTGAAATTAAGGGTAAAAGAAAGAACAGCCATTCTACACTATCAACAGGTGAAATGAGAAAGTCAGTGCTATCTGTTTCGATTCCGACCACGGTCCTTCGCATCTTCCATGCGCTGACCCATGCCATACAGCCTTTTTTGATCAAATGGGCCCTCGTCCTTTCGGGGATGGGAGCGGTGGATGCGAATGAACATTTCGGGATGCTGGCGGGAATTGCCCTCACCATCGGGTTCTTTCCTTCGTTCATTGCTTTTTCGATGTTGATCGTGTTGATCCCGACCGTATCGGAAAAAGTATCATCGAATGATTTTAATGGGATCCTGACCCACCTTAAGCAAGTGATGTGGCTCACATTGGGCTACGGTGTACCGGCCGTGATCATTTACTATACGCTCGGAGACTACATAACAGGGACGTTTTTTCACTCTGTTTCCTCCGCCTATTATTTAAAGCTGCTCTGGCCGTACTTCCTGTTTCATTTTCTGGTATTTCCCCTTCAGGCCTTTTTGATCGGTCTTGGACTGGTGAAGGATGCTCTCCTTCATACCATCTGGTCGAGTGTCTTTTCGTTTTCACTCATTTACCTGCTTGGTTCCCGTTTTGGAATGGAAGGCGTCATCCTGGGCATGAATGCAGGAGCCGTCTTGATCACCATGCTCCACTATGTGACCATCTGCAGGGAATTGGAAACGACTCTTTGGTTAAAATCAGCCATAAAAATGTAA
- a CDS encoding sensor histidine kinase, whose protein sequence is MSTVSKQVVAGILFSLVMVLFLSFSFFYLYPLQDWSLLWEVEIMDIPGAGFILVFSIVIGIGFGIRSGLKDKRQLREMEDALHHVEQGRTITIPETATSEVQQVWKKVDALGKHLTDQARYSQKLANEKAEEQEKRIQEIVSQERNRLARELHDSVSQQLFAASMLMSAITETPSSHRTPHEEKQLGMVEQMIHQSQLEMRALLLHLRPVALKGKNLQEGMKELLVELAQKVPLEIEWKIEDMSLDKGIEDHLFRILQESVSNTLRHAKATSLDIRLIKRESIIILRVVDDGLGFDVNESKVTSSYGLQNMRERAIEIGGTFKVISVPNKGTRLEVKVPVVENEGEKND, encoded by the coding sequence ATGAGTACGGTCAGTAAGCAGGTCGTTGCAGGTATCCTCTTTTCCCTTGTCATGGTGCTGTTTTTATCCTTTTCCTTCTTCTATTTATATCCGTTACAGGATTGGTCCCTTTTATGGGAAGTGGAAATCATGGATATCCCTGGAGCGGGGTTTATTCTCGTTTTCAGTATTGTGATCGGGATTGGTTTCGGCATCCGGAGCGGCTTGAAGGATAAGCGGCAGCTGCGGGAAATGGAAGATGCCCTCCATCACGTGGAGCAGGGGCGCACGATCACCATCCCTGAAACGGCAACCTCCGAGGTGCAGCAGGTGTGGAAAAAGGTCGACGCCCTTGGGAAACATCTCACCGATCAAGCCCGGTACTCCCAGAAGCTTGCCAATGAAAAAGCCGAGGAACAGGAAAAAAGGATCCAGGAAATCGTATCTCAGGAGCGGAACCGATTGGCGAGGGAATTGCATGACTCGGTCAGTCAGCAGCTGTTCGCCGCCTCGATGCTCATGTCAGCGATCACGGAGACTCCCTCCTCTCACAGGACCCCCCATGAAGAGAAGCAGCTGGGAATGGTCGAACAGATGATCCATCAGTCGCAGCTTGAAATGAGGGCGCTCCTCCTCCATCTTCGCCCCGTGGCGTTAAAAGGAAAGAATCTTCAAGAAGGAATGAAGGAGCTGTTGGTCGAATTAGCTCAGAAGGTCCCCCTTGAGATCGAATGGAAAATTGAGGACATGAGCCTGGATAAGGGAATTGAAGATCATTTGTTCCGGATTTTGCAGGAGTCGGTTTCGAACACACTTCGCCATGCCAAAGCGACTTCCCTCGACATCCGCCTCATTAAGAGGGAATCGATCATCATCTTGAGGGTGGTGGACGATGGCCTCGGGTTTGATGTGAATGAGTCGAAGGTGACGAGCTCGTATGGGCTTCAAAATATGAGGGAACGGGCCATTGAAATCGGAGGGACGTTTAAAGTCATTAGTGTGCCAAATAAGGGGACGCGATTGGAAGTGAAGGTTCCCGTTGTAGAGAATGAAGGTGAAAAGAATGATTAA
- a CDS encoding cation:proton antiporter: MIDSILFNIMLVGVLGIASQWLAWRFRLPAIVVMSIVGLLVGPIFGLINPKDDFGDVFKPIISMAVAIILFEGSLNLDFREVRGLGKPVFRIVTFGALLAWILGSLGAHYVAGLSWAVAFVIGGLFIVTGPTVILPLLRQAKLKPRPAAILKWEGIVVDPFGALIAVFAFEIINFLISEDVTGLSLLLFFAASLFAVVFGWALGKFTGFIFENGHVPEFLKSPVVFALVLACFTISDHITHETGLLAVTAMGMTLANMHISSIDDMRHFKENISVLLISTIFVMLTASLTVDTLFQIFNWNIIAFVLLMLFIVRPVSIWLSTIGTDLSIREKILVGWIAPRGIVALTVSSYFASVLLEKGFEDAKILTSLTFALVFSTVCAHGFSIKWLAKKLDLAISEQPGVMIVGGSKFSTEFAKTLQNMKIPVLITDSSWQRLFSVRKAGIPFYRGEILSEQTEYYLDMTPYEYMIAATELDSYNALVCTTFVPEVGRNNLFQLSLRSKNDDDLEDMVHTIGGRILFQNHVTWEELNKRVERGDVFRKTNITEKYTFEEYLKERDENTLLLFAHKPTGRIEFFTEGSSPKIEQGDVIVSLTQPCKELNKIQEKLTVQRETKAKEDKKKADKPKESAD; encoded by the coding sequence ATGATCGATTCTATTTTATTCAACATCATGTTAGTCGGAGTACTCGGGATCGCTTCCCAATGGCTTGCCTGGAGATTCAGGCTGCCGGCCATCGTCGTCATGTCGATTGTCGGATTGCTCGTAGGTCCAATTTTTGGCCTCATCAATCCTAAGGACGATTTTGGAGATGTATTTAAACCTATTATATCGATGGCTGTGGCCATCATCCTCTTTGAGGGAAGCTTGAATCTTGATTTCCGCGAAGTGAGGGGACTCGGGAAACCGGTCTTCAGGATCGTGACGTTCGGGGCCCTCCTTGCCTGGATCCTTGGTTCCCTTGGAGCCCATTATGTTGCAGGTTTATCGTGGGCTGTTGCCTTCGTGATCGGAGGGTTATTCATCGTAACAGGTCCAACGGTCATCCTTCCGCTGCTCAGGCAGGCGAAGCTTAAGCCGAGACCTGCAGCAATCCTGAAGTGGGAAGGGATCGTCGTCGACCCATTCGGCGCATTGATTGCCGTATTTGCCTTTGAAATCATCAACTTTTTGATCAGTGAAGATGTAACCGGACTTTCTTTATTGCTTTTCTTTGCCGCTTCCCTGTTTGCCGTCGTCTTTGGCTGGGCACTCGGGAAGTTCACAGGCTTTATCTTTGAAAATGGACATGTTCCGGAATTCCTTAAGTCACCTGTCGTGTTCGCACTTGTCCTGGCCTGTTTCACGATTTCGGATCATATTACTCATGAAACCGGCCTTCTTGCTGTAACGGCCATGGGGATGACGTTAGCGAATATGCATATTTCATCCATCGACGATATGCGTCACTTTAAGGAAAATATTTCGGTGCTGCTCATATCGACCATATTCGTGATGCTGACGGCTTCCTTGACCGTCGATACCCTATTCCAGATCTTCAATTGGAATATCATTGCATTCGTCCTGCTCATGCTATTCATCGTACGGCCGGTGTCCATCTGGCTTTCCACGATAGGGACGGACCTCTCCATCAGGGAGAAGATCCTTGTGGGATGGATCGCACCGCGGGGAATCGTCGCTTTGACTGTATCAAGTTACTTTGCGTCGGTATTGTTGGAGAAGGGGTTCGAGGATGCGAAGATTTTGACATCCCTCACTTTCGCCCTTGTATTCTCAACCGTATGCGCACACGGATTTTCGATTAAATGGCTGGCTAAGAAACTGGATCTTGCCATCAGTGAGCAGCCGGGTGTCATGATTGTCGGAGGAAGCAAGTTCAGTACCGAATTTGCCAAAACCCTTCAGAATATGAAGATACCGGTCCTTATCACAGATTCCTCCTGGCAGCGATTGTTTTCGGTCAGAAAAGCCGGGATCCCATTTTACAGGGGAGAGATTTTATCCGAGCAGACCGAGTACTATCTGGATATGACCCCATATGAATATATGATCGCAGCAACGGAACTCGATTCCTATAATGCCCTCGTCTGTACGACATTCGTACCTGAGGTCGGCAGGAATAACCTGTTCCAGCTAAGCCTCAGAAGTAAGAATGATGATGATCTAGAGGACATGGTCCATACGATTGGAGGACGTATCCTTTTCCAAAATCATGTGACGTGGGAAGAGCTGAATAAACGTGTCGAACGAGGGGACGTCTTCAGAAAAACAAATATTACGGAGAAATATACCTTTGAAGAGTATCTGAAAGAACGGGATGAAAATACCCTTTTACTGTTTGCTCATAAACCAACGGGCAGAATTGAGTTCTTTACAGAAGGTTCTTCGCCGAAGATCGAGCAGGGAGATGTCATTGTCAGCCTGACTCAGCCATGTAAAGAGCTGAACAAGATCCAGGAAAAGCTGACCGTTCAGCGGGAAACGAAAGCAAAGGAAGACAAAAAGAAAGCAGATAAACCGAAAGAAAGCGCCGATTGA
- a CDS encoding PspA/IM30 family protein: MANLFQRLKNTVMSDLHEALDKKEKKNPIAVLNHYLRQCEQEVEKVRKLVERQYLLKEEFQKEYQQASVLADKRKYQAEVASKANEEGLYEFALQEQKYYEERAVRIQESKLQATKELEELERKYEEMKHKLKDMYIKRMELMGRENIARAHNKMNSVLESSSGYNNQAFSKFDEIETYLDQLEHGVNSSYYRNTIDAKIAKLEKEMKNEETEAIPS; encoded by the coding sequence ATGGCTAATTTATTTCAACGATTAAAGAATACCGTCATGTCCGACCTGCACGAAGCATTAGATAAGAAAGAGAAGAAAAACCCCATCGCCGTCCTGAATCATTACTTAAGACAGTGTGAGCAGGAAGTGGAAAAGGTAAGAAAGCTTGTCGAAAGGCAGTATCTCTTGAAAGAAGAGTTTCAAAAAGAGTACCAGCAGGCTTCGGTTCTTGCTGACAAACGGAAGTACCAGGCAGAGGTAGCGTCAAAGGCAAATGAAGAAGGCCTGTATGAATTTGCCCTGCAGGAACAAAAATACTATGAAGAACGTGCCGTCCGCATCCAGGAATCCAAGCTGCAAGCGACAAAAGAGCTTGAAGAGCTTGAACGTAAATATGAAGAGATGAAGCACAAGCTGAAGGATATGTACATCAAGCGCATGGAGCTGATGGGCAGGGAAAATATCGCCCGCGCTCATAACAAAATGAACTCTGTCCTGGAATCATCTTCAGGGTATAACAATCAGGCATTTTCTAAGTTTGATGAAATTGAAACGTACTTAGACCAACTGGAGCATGGAGTGAATTCCTCGTATTACCGAAACACGATCGACGCCAAGATCGCCAAATTGGAAAAAGAAATGAAAAATGAGGAAACAGAAGCCATTCCGTCCTGA